TTCCGTACGCGAAGTGCAGGTTCACACCGACGCGCCCCTCCTGGACGTCCGTCTCGATGCGGACCAGGTCCTCCGTCGTCGCGAGTGCTGCCTCCAGCGGCTTCGCGACGGTCTCTTCCAGCACCTGCGGCTCGACGCCGCGGTTGGAGACGTTCACACGGATGTTCGGGTAGACGATCGTCGGCAGCAGGTCGAGCGGCAGGCGCGCGAGGAAGAACACCCCGAGCACCACGATCACGCTGCACAGCATCAGGGTGCCGATCGGCCGAACGATCGCGAGACTCGAGATGCCGCGGTGATGCGGCTTTTCCTTGATGCTCATGTGTCGCTCTGCGGTGCCTGTGCCGATGAAGCAGGAGCCGGAAGCGTGTTGTTGACGCGGACGGCCGCGCCGTCGCGCAGCATGTTGCTGCCGGCCGTGACAATGACTTCGCTGCCGTCGAGGCCGGACAGGATCTCGACACGGCCACTCGACGTGAGGCCGGTCTCGACGGTGCGGCGGATCGCGCGGTCGTTCTCGACGACGAAGACAGCCTGTGAACCCTGCCCACCCATGAGTGCACTCGCGGGCACGAGCAGCACATCCTCCTGCGCGCTCAGCCGGAACGTGACCCGGGCCAGGAAGCCGGGGCGCGCAACACGTGCGCTGGCCTCGTCGAAGGCGACTTCGACCGGCACGAGTCGCGTGTCCGGATTGGCCGACGGGAAGACCCGGCGGATGCGGCCGGACAGTGTGCGTCCGGGATAGGCGTCGAGCATGATCTGCACTGCGTCGCCCACGCGCAGCTCGACCACGTCCAGCTCGGAGACGCCGACGCGCACGACCATCGTCGAGATGTCCGCCACTTCGAACAGCCGCGTCTGGTTGCTGACGACGTCGCCCGCTTCGACCAGCTTCGCGGTCACCACGCCGCTCACGGGCGCATTCACCGTCGTATAGCCGAGACGCGTGCGCAGCTGATCGACGCTCGCCTGTGCGGCTGCGTATGCCGCACGGTCACGCTCGTACTCCGGCAGCGTGATGACCTTGCGGTCGCGCAGCTGCTCGGCGCGCTCGTAGGCGCTCCGCGCAACCTGGAGCTGCGCCTCGGCCGACAGGAGCTGCGCACTCAGCTCGCGGTCATCGATGCGCGCGAGTACCTGGCCGCGCCGCACCAGGCTGCCCTCCTCGGCGTTCACGGAGAGCAGTGCACCCGGAACCTGCGCGTTGACACCCACACTCCGGATCGGCTCGACCACCCCGGAAACGCTCACGGACCGGGCAATCGAGCCGCGCTCGACGCTTGCAACCTCGACCGGCGTGACCGCATCCGGGCCACCACGGCCGCGCATCTGTGCCTGCGCACCGGGTCCCTCGTCGTTGCCGCCACACGCGGCGCTCAGCAGTGCAAGCCCCAGCACACCGGCACGGGCTCCCGCCCGTGCGCGCTTCTCCGCCGCTCTACCGCTCACCTTGCCTCCGTTATCGTCTCACCCAGCACCGCCTCGAGCTGTGCGACGGCGGTGCCGAGATCCTGTCGTGTGCGAACGGCCGCGATCTCGGCGTCCGTCAGTGCAACCTGCGACGTCTGCAGATCCAGAATCGTCGCCGCGCCGATCTGGTAGCGCTCCTCCTGGACACGCAGGTCCTCACGTGCAAGCTCGACCGCCCGATCCGCGATCGTGACACGCCGCTCCGCCGCCCGGACCTCGCTGGCCGCTGCGTCGACTGCTGCACGCACCGCGATCTGCGTGTCACGCGCCCGTGCCTCGGCGACCCGCCGGTTCGCGTTCGCCCGCTGAACCGCTGCCTCGCGGCCAAAATTGTTGAACAGCGGCATGCTCGCCGTCAGGCGCAGGTTCCACGACTGCTCGTCCGGCGGAAAGTCGAAGGAGAACCAGTCGTACCCGCCGGTCAGTCGCAGGGTCGGCGCGTACGCCAGCAGCGACTCCAGCCGGTCCGCCGAGCGGCTGTCCAGCTCCGCCTCCGCCGCAAGCACGTCCGGGGACGCGAGCATCGCTCGCCGGATCAGCTCCTCGGCGGCCGGCAGCGTCGGCGCTTCCGTGGGCAGCGCAAGCGGCTCCGCCGCGACCGGCTCGGCCACGCCGATCAGCCGCCCGAGCTGCAGCATGCCGCTCCGCAGCGCGGTCTGCGCATCGATCAGCGCCAGCTCCGCATTGCCGACCTCGAGCTCCGCGCGCAGAACGTCTGACTGCGTTGCCGTGCCCACCTCGAGCCGCGTCTGCGCGAAGGAGAGCTGCTGGCGCGCACGCTGGAGCCGCTGGTCGGCCGAGCGCACGATGTCCCCGGCGGCCGCCGTCTCGTAGAACGCCTGCGTCGTGACCAGCGTCGTTGCGAACCACTCTGCGCGCCGGTTGGCCTCCGCCGCGTCCACGTCCGCGCCCGCGCCCCGCAGCTGGGCGACCCGCCGGCCCCCGGTGAAGATGTCATAGCCCGCCTGCAGTGCGGCAGAATAGTTCTGCGAGACCAGTCGACCGGTCGACTGGTCGAAGCGCTCGTTGCTGGAGTTCGAGAACGAGCCGTTCGCCGTCAGACTCGGCAGCAGCGAGCCCCGCGTCTGCAGCTGGTTGGCCTCCGCGATGTCCACCGCACCCTGTGCGGCGATCATCGAGGGCGCCGTCGCACGCGCAAGCTCCAGCGCCTCCCGCAGCGTGACCGTGCGCGCCGCCACCGGCGCATCCTGCGCCGCGGCTGGAACTGCAAAGAACAGAAAGGCGAGCGCCACGCCCATGCCGCGACGTCGCCGGGATCCGAAAGCCATCGGAACACCACAGAGTCAGAATGAGTCATGCGGGATAGACCCGCCCAATTTACGACGCGCGAGGGCGCACGAGCGTTGGGCGGGACGGACCATGAATCCATGCGGACGGGAGCGGAAAAACGCGGGTCCAGTATCCGGCACGGTGGGAGGGCCGGCTCCCCTACCTGGCGCCACCCGGCCGACAGCAGCCACCCGTGAAATCGCAGGCACCGGTGGCTACCTTCCGGTCGTGCGACAGGGGATGCGACTCGGGACGCGGCTGCTGCTGCCGCTGCTGGCGACGGTGGTCGCCGTCATGGCGTTCGGAACCTGGCAGTCTCAGCGTCAGCGCGAGAAGACGCTGACGGAGGAGGCGCGCCGGGAAACCAACGCGTATGCCGTCGCGCTCGGCCTCGCGCTGGAAGCGGCCGCGCTGAGCGGCAGTGATCCGGAAATGCAGGCGATCATCGACCGGATCACCCAGGAGCCCACGATCTACGGCGTCGTGGTCTACGACACCGCCGCCCGCGTCCGCCTCGTGTCCCAGACCGTCGACACGCTCCGCACCGCGCCGCTGCAATCCGTTCAGACCGTGCTGGCGACCGGCAGCCGGGAGGTGCTCCTGCGCGACTTCGAGGGCGAGCGCGTCTACTCCGTCGTGCGCGCGCTGCGCCAGGACGGCGAGATCGTCGGCGCCATCGAGGTCGCCCAGACCCTCGCATTCGTGGAAGCCGAGAAGCAGCAGACCCGCGAGCGCTATATCCTGAGCACCGCGCTGCTCGCCGTCGCGATGACCATCCTGATCCTGTGGTTGGTCCAGCGGCTCGTGGCCCGGCCGCTGGACCGCCTGGTCACGGGCGTGCGTGCGCTCGGCAGTGGCGAGCTCGCCCACCGCATCGACCGGAGTGTCGGGCCCGGGGAGCTGGGGGTCCTGGCTCGCGAGTTCAACGACATGGCCGACCGGCTCGAGGCTGCCCGCGGCCGTATCGAGCGGGAGGCGGAAGAGCGGCTCGCACTGGAGCGGCGGCTCCGGGAGACGGAGAAGATGGCAGCCCTCGGAACGCTCGCTGCCGGCCTCGCCCACGAGATCGCCGCGCCGCTGCACGTGATCCGCGGGCGCGCCGAGATGCTGCTCAAGCGCGAGCAGGAGTCCGGTGCGGAGCGGAACCTGCGCATCATCAGCGCACAGATCGAGCGCATCACCCACATCGTGCGCAACCTGCTCGACTACGCGCGACGGCGTGAACCGCACATGGAGACCGTTCCGGTCGCGCGGCTGCTCGACGACCTCCTCGAGTTCCTGGCCGCGGAGATCAGCGCCGACGGCGTGGACGTACAGCGGACCGGGAGCGCGGACGTGGCGGTATATGGCGATGCAGACCTGCTGCACCAGGTGTTCATCAACCTGCTGCTCAATGCGCTGCAGGCCCTGCGAGGACAGGACGCACCACGACTCCGGCTGGATGTGTCGACCAGTGCCACCGCCAGCGTGACGATCGACGTCGAGGACAATGCTGGCGGCATCGAGGAGCACATGCTCGAGGCGATCTTCGATCCGTTCGTAACGACCAAGGCGGCCGAAACCGGTACCGGCCTGGGACTGGCCGTGGCGCGCAGCATCATCGAGGAGCACGGCGGCCGGATCGAGGCGTTCAACCGTGAGCACGACGGCGTGCGCGGCGCCGTCTTCCGCGTGACGCTCCCCGCAGCACCGGCCCAGGAGGCAGCGTGAGCGAGCAGCCGGGCATCGGACGAGTCGTGGGTGACCAGCCTGCCGCGCGCGCGGCGTCGACCGACGCGTCCGGCGAGCACATCATCATCGTCGAGGATGACCGTGAGCTGAGGCAGTATCTCGGTGAAGTGGTAGCCGACGCGGGATACGAGGTGACGACGTTCGCGACCGCAGACGACGCGCTCGCCGCGCTCACCGCCCAGGAGGAAGCCGACCTCGTCATCACCGACCTCGTGCTGCCGGGCATGCGCGGGCAGCAGCTGCTGCGCGAAGTGCGTGCGCACCGCCCCGAGCTGAACATCATCATCATCACCGCATTCGGTGCGATCGATTCCGCGATCGAGCTCGTCAAGGCGGGCGCACACGACTACCTGACCAAGCCCTTCGGCTCCGAGGAGCTGCTGCTGGCGATCGAGCGTGCGCTCGAGGAGAGCAGCCTCCGGCGGGAGGTAGCCCGGGCACGACGTGGACGCCCCGAGACGCCACCCGGGTTCGTCGGCGCGAGCCGCGCCATGCAGGAGGTGTACGCGCTGATCACGCGCTCGGCCAACTCCGATCTTCCCGTGCTCGTCACCGGCGAGAGCGGCACCGGAAAGGAGCTCGTCGCGCGCGGGCTGCACCACGCCTCCGGCCGCAAGGCCTTCGTCGCCGTGAACTGCGCGGCACTGCCCGAGAACCTGCTGGAGTCCGAGCTGTTCGGGCACGTGCGCGGCGCGTTCAGCGGCGCTGACCGCGACAAGCCTGGCCTGTTCGAGGCCGCCGACGGTGGCACCCTCTTCCTCGACGAGATCGCCGAGCTGCCCGGGCCGCTGCAGCCCAAGCTGCTGCGCGCTCTCGAAGCAGGGGAGGTGCGGCGCGTCGGCGCGACCACACCCCGCAGCGTCGACGTGCGCATCGTCGCCGCAACCAACCGCGACATCGAGCAGCGCGTCGACGACGGCCTGTTCCGCGCGGACCTCTTCTGGCGCCTCAACGTGCTGCACATACACATGCCGCCGCTCCGCGAACACCCCGCCGACATCCCGCTCCTCGCCGAGCACTTCGCCGCCGGCCGTACCATCACGCCCGCCGCCATGGCGCTGCTCAGCGCCCACGCCTGGCCCGGCAACGTCCGCGAGCTGCGAAATACCATCGAACGCGCCGCAGCCCTGTCCATGACAGGGGAGATCCACCCCGACGACCTGCCGCAGCGCGTCCAGGACGCGGCGAGCACCGCCTCTCGCGTCGCCCAGGCCTCACGACGACAGCTCTCGTTGCGCGAGCTCGAGCGCGATTACATCCTCGAGGTCCTGCGCTCCACCGGCGGCAACAAGTCCCGGGCGGCCGAGATCCTGGGACTCGACCGCAAGACGCTGTACAGGAAGCTGGAGGAGTACTCGGAGGAGTAAGCGCGCCGCCCGACAGCTGGACAACGCCGACGGCCCGACGGCCCCGACGGCCCCGACGGCCCCATCCGTTCCGCCCCTTCCCGCCCCACCCCTGTGGCATGGCGCCACACCCGGATTCCCGCCGTTCACGCGGAAAACTGCTCATGGTGTGGCGAAATGCCGCATTCGGCTCCTGGCATCGATTTTCGTAAGTCACTGTCGGACCGCCAGTTACGCAGTGGTCCGACCGTTGCCTTGGAAATGCAGAGCAACGCGCGCGACGTAGACGCGGAGGGGGGACGTGGACGAGGGATGCGTACTCGTCGGGACCGATTTCTCGCCGGGAGCGGCGGCCGCGCTCGAAGAAGCGCGCCGTCTCGCCGCCCGGTTGGGTTGTCCGGTGCACGTCGTCCACGTGGTCGAGTCGGAAGCGCCGCAGGACTGGCGGCCGACGGGCAGGGAGCAGGGCTGGCTCAGCGAAGCCGAGCTGGATGAGGCCTCGCTGCACGTGCGCTTCGGCGCCGCGTGGGCGGAGCTGGCGCGCTACGCGGATCGGTGCCGCCCGGCGATGCTGGTGGTTGGAAGCCATGGGGCGTCCGGATACCAGCCAGTGTCGGTCGGGACGACGGCGGAGCGGTTGACACTCAATGCCCGGCACTCGGTGCTGCTGGTCGGACCGCGGCACAGTGCGTCACGAAGGCCGGCGGAAGCGGGTCGTTCGTGAGTGGGCGTCGCAGGAAAAAGGGGACAAGCCGGAACCGGCGGGCCTCGGTCGGAACAGCGGGATCGTACGCGATCCGTGTCGTTCTGCCGGCCCTCGCTCTGGGAATCGGGTTGGGAGGCTCGCGCGTCATACCTCCGAGTGACGAAGCGGCCTTTCGCACCGAGGCACCGTTGGCTCCGGTCCACCTGGACAGGTACCTCCTCACAACCAGTGATCGTGCGGATCGCGACAGTGCGCTGGCAGTGCTGCGCGCGGCGATTCGTGCGCGTGACGCGGGCGAGCTGAAGCAGGCGACGTCCCGGTTCGAGCACGCGGCCAGGGTGTTGCCTGCGTTCGCGGACTGGGCTCGCCTGCTGGCCGCGGATGCGGCGGGGCGCGACGGGTCGGTTTCCGCTGTCCAGCGGCTCCTTGGCGAGACCGATGCAGCGCTCGCGCGCGACCGTGGCTGGCGCTCGCTGGTGCGTGCGCACCGTGTCGCGAAAGACATTTCCGGCGCCGCGGCAGCGGCCGCCGCCGCGCAGCCGTTGCCGGCCGGTGAGCGCGTCGATGCGGTCGTCATGCGCGGAGAGCTGCTCCTGCTCGCGGGCAATGATGCGGGTGCGCGGGAGGCATTCCGCCTGGCAGCGGACAGTTTCCCGGGCGCAACGCGCACCGTGGACGCCATGCGTGCGCTGTCCGCCATGAGCGGGCTGACACTCGACGACCGGCGGCGCATCGGCGTTGTCTACCTGCGCCACGGCAACCTCGATCGCGGGCTGAGCAACCTGGACGCGTACCTCGAAGGTCGTGGCGGTACGCCCGATACCCGCAATGCGCTGCGGCTCGAGATCGGACGTACGCTGTTCGCGCGGCGGGAGAACCGGAGTGCGGAGCAGCGCATGCTGCGCCTCGCCGCGCTGCAGGTGGCACCGGAGCTGGCTGCGGAGGCGCTGCTGATTGCCGGTCGTGCGCAGTACCGCGACGGCCGCGAGACCAGGGCGCAGGCGACCCTGGCGAATGCGATCGAACGGGTGAACGGCGTTGGACCGGTCGCGGCGGAAGCGCTGTTCGTGCTCGGGGACATCGCGCACGACGACGGGCGCGCCGCTGCCGCACGCGAGTTCTACCGGCGTTCTGCAGCAGCAGACCCCGCGTCGCCACGAGGGCACGAGGCGGCCGTCAGGTACGGTGCGCTGCACTACCTGGCCGGTGACGCTGCAGCGGCGGCCAGCGCGTTCAGCGAGACGCCGGGCAGCGGCACGCGCAGGCAGCGGCTCGACTTCTGGGCTGCGCTGTCGCATCGCGCCACGGGCGACAGCACGACCGCGCAACGCCTGCTGGACGGGGTGCTGCGGCTCAACCCGCTTTCTTACTACGGCATGCGGGCGGCCGAGCTGTTGAGTGCTCCGACGCCGGACATCGCCAGCGCAACGCCCGATGATGAGCACACACCGCTGCGGGTTCGCAACGCGCTGCTTCGCTACGATCTGCTGACCGAGCTGGGGCTGACCGATGCGGCATCCTACGAGCTGGACCGACTGCAGGAGCTGTATGCGCAGCAAAGCGGCGTGCTGTACGGGATGGCGGAGGCATTGCACGAGCGCGGCGAGCACCTGCGTGCGGTCCTGATCGGGCGTGCGATCGAGCGCAACCTCGAGAGCAGCGGCCGCCGGCCTGACGCGCGCCTGCTGCGCATCATCAACCCGTTCCCGTTCCGCGACCTGATCGAGCGGGAAGCGAAGCGGCACGACCTCGACCCGTACTTCGTCGTCGCGCTGATGCGGCAGGAGTCGCTGTTCAATCCGAAGGCGAAGAGCGGACCGGGCGCCGTCGGGCTGATGCAGGTCATGCCGCGCACCGGCAAGGCCGTTGCCGCGCGCCTCGGCATCCGCAACTTCCGCGAAGAGATGCTGACCGATCCGGAAACCAACATCCGCATCGGCACCGCGATCCTTGCCGACCACCTCCGCAGCTACGGCGGCCGCGTCGAGGACGTGCTCATCGCCTACAACGCCGGCGCCGGCCGGCTCGGCCGCTGGCGTGCCTTCCCCGAGCGCTCCGACCGCGACCTGTTCATCGAGCGGATCCCGTACGATGAAACGCGGGACTACGTCCGGATCGTGCGGACGAATACGTACGTGTATCGGACGCTGTACGACGATTGAACGGCGGGTTTTGGGTGGTAAGGGGGCGGGAGACGCCGCTCGCTCCGCTCGCGCGTGGGTGGCGGACAAACCGGGTAACAACGACGGGCGGCGGGCGCCCCCGCCCACCGCCCGCCGTTCATCCCGAAGTGTCCACCACCCCGGCGTGCGCAGAATGCGCACGCCTCCCACCACCCACCGCCCACAACCCGCAGTTCAGAGCAGTCTCAGTCGCCGCCCCACACCGGCTCCGGCGCGAGCCCCGCGTGCTCCTGCTCCTGGTGGATCTGGCGCTCCCGCTCCTCCGACATGATCCGTCGCTTCAGCCACTGGCCGAAATCGTCGAAGTAGGTGTACGCGACGGGAATCACGATCAGCGTGAGCAGTGTCGACGTGATCAGGCCGCCGATCACGGCGCGCGCCATCGGTGCGCGGAAGCCGCCGCCCTGGCCGAGTGCGAGCGCGATCGGGGCCATGCCGAAGATCATGGCCGCCGTGGTCATGATGATCGGGCGGAGTCGCACGCGACCCGCCTCGACGAGGGCCGTGTAGCGATCCGCGCCGAGCCCGCGCCGCTCGTTCGCATTGTCGACGAGCAGGATCGCGTTCTTGGTCACGAGACCCATCAGCATGATCACGCCGATCATCGACATCATGTTCAGCGTATCGTTCGTGAGCAGCAGCGCGAGCAGCACACCCACGAGCGACAGCGGCAGCGCGAGCATGATTGCGAACGGCTGCGTGAGCGACTCGAACTGCGACGCGAGGATGAGGAAGATCAGGATGATCGCGAGCAGGATCGCTTCGAGCACGTAGCCGACCGTCTCCTCGAGCTGCTCGGTCTCGCCGCCGAGGCGTACCTGGTAGCCGGGGTTCTGCTCACCGATCTCGGCGGTCGCCTCGCGGACCAGCGACGAGGCCTCGGCAACGGACAGGTCTGGCAGCAGTGATGCACTGACCGTCGCCACGCGGGCGAGGTCGATGCGATCGATCTGCGCCGGCGCCGTGCCGCGCTGGATCAGGGCGATCTGACCGAGCGGGACCGTTGCGGCGGCGCCGAGGTCCGAGCGCGTGGTCGTCGCGATCGGCAGCGCCTCCAGGTTCTCGGCGGAGGCGCGCTGGTCGGGGGCGACCTGCACGACGACGTCGCGCTCCTCACCCGACGGGTCCTGCCAGGTCGTTGCGACCTGGCCGGCAAGCAGCGGCTGCACGGTCGCGGCGATCTGACCGATATCCAGGCCGAGTTCGCTCGCCAGGTCGCGGTTCACGTCGATCCGGTACTCCGGTCGCGGCTGGCCGAGCGACTGATCGATGTCGACCACCCCGGCGATCTGCGCCATGCGCTCCGCGACTTCGTTCGACAGTCGCTGCAGCTCGTCGACGTCAGGGCCGGTGATCTGCACCTGCAGCGGCTTCTGGGCCATGTTGTCCGCCGACATGACGCCGATCGTCACGCCGAAGACAGGCTGCAGGGCCTCACGCGCGGTCACCATCAGCTCCTGCTGGCTGCGATCCCGCTGGTCGAGGTCCGTCAGCGCCACGTAGATGTTGCCGGATGTGACCGTACCCGTGGCACCCGCACCGATCGTCGTGTAGAGGTACTCGACCTCCTCGAACTGCTCCAGCACGTCGATCATCTGCCGCGCCTTGGACTCCGTGTAGGCAAGCGAGCTGCCCTCCGGCGTCTCGAACGTCACCGCGAATGCACCCTCGTCCGACTCCGGCATGAAGCCGCCGCCGATGAACGGGAAGAGCAGGAACGCACCGACGAACGACGCGGCAGCGATGCCGAGCGTCGACTTCCGGTGATTGAGCGCCCACTCGATGACGCCGCGGTACCGATCCGCCTGCCGGTCGAACCAGCGGTTGAAGCGGGCGATCAGGCGCGACAGCGGGTTCTTCGACTCGCCTGCCGTCTGCGGCTCGACACCCCACCAGGCGGACAGCATCGGAGTCAGTGTGAACGATACGAACAGCGACACGAGCACTGCCCAGGCGACGGTCATGCCGAACTGGTAGAAGAACCGGCCGATGATGCCGCCCATGAACGCAACGGGCACGAACACCGCCACGATCGACAGCGTCGTGGCCATGACCGCCAGGAAGATCTCCCGCGTGCCGACGGCTGCCGCAGTGAAGTGGTCCTCGCCCATCTCGCGGTGTCGCACGATGTTCTCGATCACCACGATCGCGTCGTCGATCAGGATCCCGATCGAGAGCGACAGCCCCATCAGGGTGAGCACGTTCAGCGTGAAGCCGAGAGCGTTCATCAGGATGAAGGCCGAGATCACCGATACCGGCAGCGCCATGGACGTGATCACCGTCGCCTTCCAGTCGTTCAGGAAGAGCATGACGACGACGATGGTCAGGATCGCGCCCAGGATCAGCTCGAAGATCACGTCTTCCACGGAGTGGCGGATGACCTCCGAGTTGTCGCGCACGAGGATCAGCTCGACGCCGGCGGGCAGCGCCGACTGCAGCTCTGCCATGACCTCCTTCACCTCGTCCGCAACCGCGACCGTGTTGGCGCCCGAGATCTTGACCACGTCGAGCGACACTGCACGCCGGCCATTGACGAGGGCGATCGAGCGCTCCTCCTCGGTGCCGTCGACCACGCGCGCCACCTGGCTCAACCGGATGGGCAGACCATCGCGCGTTGCGACGATCACGTTCTCGAACTCGCGTGCGTCCTGGATGCGACCCGTCACACGCACGAGCTCCTCGGATACGCCACGCTCGACGCGGCCGGCCGGGATCTCCATGTTCTGCCGCTGCAGTGCGGCGATCACCTCGGACGTCGAGATGCCGTAGGCGTCGAGCTGCGTCGGGTCGACGAACACGCGCACTTCGCGCAGCAGTCCGCCCGCGACATCGACGTTGCCCACGCCGGACACGGTTTCGATCGCACGCCGCACATCCTCGTCCGCGAGGCGCGTGAGATCGGGGACGCTCAGGTTGTTGGACGCGAGTGCCAGCGACAGGATCGGCTGGGCCGAGAAGTCGAACTTGCTGACCACCGGCTCCTCGATGCCCTGCGGCAGGTCACGGCGGATCCCCTCGATGCGGGACCGGATGTCCTGCGCCGCCTGGTCGTTGTCGCGACCGAGCTCGAACTCGACGATGATCAGCGATGCA
The DNA window shown above is from Longimicrobiales bacterium and carries:
- a CDS encoding universal stress protein encodes the protein MDEGCVLVGTDFSPGAAAALEEARRLAARLGCPVHVVHVVESEAPQDWRPTGREQGWLSEAELDEASLHVRFGAAWAELARYADRCRPAMLVVGSHGASGYQPVSVGTTAERLTLNARHSVLLVGPRHSASRRPAEAGRS
- a CDS encoding TolC family protein, with amino-acid sequence MAFGSRRRRGMGVALAFLFFAVPAAAQDAPVAARTVTLREALELARATAPSMIAAQGAVDIAEANQLQTRGSLLPSLTANGSFSNSSNERFDQSTGRLVSQNYSAALQAGYDIFTGGRRVAQLRGAGADVDAAEANRRAEWFATTLVTTQAFYETAAAGDIVRSADQRLQRARQQLSFAQTRLEVGTATQSDVLRAELEVGNAELALIDAQTALRSGMLQLGRLIGVAEPVAAEPLALPTEAPTLPAAEELIRRAMLASPDVLAAEAELDSRSADRLESLLAYAPTLRLTGGYDWFSFDFPPDEQSWNLRLTASMPLFNNFGREAAVQRANANRRVAEARARDTQIAVRAAVDAAASEVRAAERRVTIADRAVELAREDLRVQEERYQIGAATILDLQTSQVALTDAEIAAVRTRQDLGTAVAQLEAVLGETITEAR
- a CDS encoding transglycosylase SLT domain-containing protein, with translation MAPVHLDRYLLTTSDRADRDSALAVLRAAIRARDAGELKQATSRFEHAARVLPAFADWARLLAADAAGRDGSVSAVQRLLGETDAALARDRGWRSLVRAHRVAKDISGAAAAAAAAQPLPAGERVDAVVMRGELLLLAGNDAGAREAFRLAADSFPGATRTVDAMRALSAMSGLTLDDRRRIGVVYLRHGNLDRGLSNLDAYLEGRGGTPDTRNALRLEIGRTLFARRENRSAEQRMLRLAALQVAPELAAEALLIAGRAQYRDGRETRAQATLANAIERVNGVGPVAAEALFVLGDIAHDDGRAAAAREFYRRSAAADPASPRGHEAAVRYGALHYLAGDAAAAASAFSETPGSGTRRQRLDFWAALSHRATGDSTTAQRLLDGVLRLNPLSYYGMRAAELLSAPTPDIASATPDDEHTPLRVRNALLRYDLLTELGLTDAASYELDRLQELYAQQSGVLYGMAEALHERGEHLRAVLIGRAIERNLESSGRRPDARLLRIINPFPFRDLIEREAKRHDLDPYFVVALMRQESLFNPKAKSGPGAVGLMQVMPRTGKAVAARLGIRNFREEMLTDPETNIRIGTAILADHLRSYGGRVEDVLIAYNAGAGRLGRWRAFPERSDRDLFIERIPYDETRDYVRIVRTNTYVYRTLYDD
- a CDS encoding efflux RND transporter periplasmic adaptor subunit, whose product is MSGRAAEKRARAGARAGVLGLALLSAACGGNDEGPGAQAQMRGRGGPDAVTPVEVASVERGSIARSVSVSGVVEPIRSVGVNAQVPGALLSVNAEEGSLVRRGQVLARIDDRELSAQLLSAEAQLQVARSAYERAEQLRDRKVITLPEYERDRAAYAAAQASVDQLRTRLGYTTVNAPVSGVVTAKLVEAGDVVSNQTRLFEVADISTMVVRVGVSELDVVELRVGDAVQIMLDAYPGRTLSGRIRRVFPSANPDTRLVPVEVAFDEASARVARPGFLARVTFRLSAQEDVLLVPASALMGGQGSQAVFVVENDRAIRRTVETGLTSSGRVEILSGLDGSEVIVTAGSNMLRDGAAVRVNNTLPAPASSAQAPQSDT
- a CDS encoding efflux RND transporter permease subunit, whose product is MSHDDAPRDAAPHSPGGRIDPAQERHAAVGGGLSGVSIRRPIFTLMLMLGLIVLGLFSYNRLPIDQFPDVEIPVVAVQTIYPGASPETIEREVTRPMEEAFNPVEGVDRITSNSLEGASLIIVEFELGRDNDQAAQDIRSRIEGIRRDLPQGIEEPVVSKFDFSAQPILSLALASNNLSVPDLTRLADEDVRRAIETVSGVGNVDVAGGLLREVRVFVDPTQLDAYGISTSEVIAALQRQNMEIPAGRVERGVSEELVRVTGRIQDAREFENVIVATRDGLPIRLSQVARVVDGTEEERSIALVNGRRAVSLDVVKISGANTVAVADEVKEVMAELQSALPAGVELILVRDNSEVIRHSVEDVIFELILGAILTIVVVMLFLNDWKATVITSMALPVSVISAFILMNALGFTLNVLTLMGLSLSIGILIDDAIVVIENIVRHREMGEDHFTAAAVGTREIFLAVMATTLSIVAVFVPVAFMGGIIGRFFYQFGMTVAWAVLVSLFVSFTLTPMLSAWWGVEPQTAGESKNPLSRLIARFNRWFDRQADRYRGVIEWALNHRKSTLGIAAASFVGAFLLFPFIGGGFMPESDEGAFAVTFETPEGSSLAYTESKARQMIDVLEQFEEVEYLYTTIGAGATGTVTSGNIYVALTDLDQRDRSQQELMVTAREALQPVFGVTIGVMSADNMAQKPLQVQITGPDVDELQRLSNEVAERMAQIAGVVDIDQSLGQPRPEYRIDVNRDLASELGLDIGQIAATVQPLLAGQVATTWQDPSGEERDVVVQVAPDQRASAENLEALPIATTTRSDLGAAATVPLGQIALIQRGTAPAQIDRIDLARVATVSASLLPDLSVAEASSLVREATAEIGEQNPGYQVRLGGETEQLEETVGYVLEAILLAIILIFLILASQFESLTQPFAIMLALPLSLVGVLLALLLTNDTLNMMSMIGVIMLMGLVTKNAILLVDNANERRGLGADRYTALVEAGRVRLRPIIMTTAAMIFGMAPIALALGQGGGFRAPMARAVIGGLITSTLLTLIVIPVAYTYFDDFGQWLKRRIMSEERERQIHQEQEHAGLAPEPVWGGD
- a CDS encoding ATP-binding protein — protein: MRLGTRLLLPLLATVVAVMAFGTWQSQRQREKTLTEEARRETNAYAVALGLALEAAALSGSDPEMQAIIDRITQEPTIYGVVVYDTAARVRLVSQTVDTLRTAPLQSVQTVLATGSREVLLRDFEGERVYSVVRALRQDGEIVGAIEVAQTLAFVEAEKQQTRERYILSTALLAVAMTILILWLVQRLVARPLDRLVTGVRALGSGELAHRIDRSVGPGELGVLAREFNDMADRLEAARGRIEREAEERLALERRLRETEKMAALGTLAAGLAHEIAAPLHVIRGRAEMLLKREQESGAERNLRIISAQIERITHIVRNLLDYARRREPHMETVPVARLLDDLLEFLAAEISADGVDVQRTGSADVAVYGDADLLHQVFINLLLNALQALRGQDAPRLRLDVSTSATASVTIDVEDNAGGIEEHMLEAIFDPFVTTKAAETGTGLGLAVARSIIEEHGGRIEAFNREHDGVRGAVFRVTLPAAPAQEAA
- a CDS encoding sigma-54 dependent transcriptional regulator, whose amino-acid sequence is MSEQPGIGRVVGDQPAARAASTDASGEHIIIVEDDRELRQYLGEVVADAGYEVTTFATADDALAALTAQEEADLVITDLVLPGMRGQQLLREVRAHRPELNIIIITAFGAIDSAIELVKAGAHDYLTKPFGSEELLLAIERALEESSLRREVARARRGRPETPPGFVGASRAMQEVYALITRSANSDLPVLVTGESGTGKELVARGLHHASGRKAFVAVNCAALPENLLESELFGHVRGAFSGADRDKPGLFEAADGGTLFLDEIAELPGPLQPKLLRALEAGEVRRVGATTPRSVDVRIVAATNRDIEQRVDDGLFRADLFWRLNVLHIHMPPLREHPADIPLLAEHFAAGRTITPAAMALLSAHAWPGNVRELRNTIERAAALSMTGEIHPDDLPQRVQDAASTASRVAQASRRQLSLRELERDYILEVLRSTGGNKSRAAEILGLDRKTLYRKLEEYSEE